TATATTTTCTACCGCACGCGTCCGCCGGAGCCAGCGGTCCAATTCCCGAAAGAACTCCGGGACATTGCGCCCTGACTCGTTGTAGAAAAAAGCCATGCGTTTGCCTTTGTGGGTCACCTCGGTCAACGTCCTTCTGGCCCTGGCCCTGGGGTTCCTGCTCTGGCACATCAGCGACCGCAGCCCGGTCATTCGCGAGGTGGAGCGCAGGTTTCAGGACGCGCTGATTTCGGCGCAGCAACGTCCACGGCAATTGCCGGTCCCGGTGACTTTGATTTCCATGGAAGACGCCGAAAACTGGACGGCGCTGGAGTATTCGCTCTTTCTCAAGGCGCTGCCGAAGGAACATCCGCCCATCGTCATTCTCGAGTCGCTGCCCGCGCCGGGAAACACCGCCTTTGACCGCGCATTCAAAGATCTCGCCATCCGCCAGCCCCGGCTGGTTTTGCCCGTGCGCCTCGGCTGGGGAAAAGAGGACACGGAGGACGACATCTGGTGGCTGAAAGGCTGGAACGCCGATCCCGCAGATAACTCCCTGACTCCCTATGGCTCGGTCAGCGAATCGCCGCCCGAAGTTTTGCGCGGCACGGTCGAGGTCGGCGTCGCGAATCTGGCCAATCACGAGGATCGCGCCACGATTTATTTCCGAATCGGCCAGCGAAACGTGCCGTCGCAAGCGCTGCGAGCCGCCTTGCTGGCCCGCAAGATTTCTGTGGAAACCATTCACACGGACAACGGCCTGCTCCTCGACGATCAACGCCTCGCCACCGATGATGACGCCTCCATTCCCGTGCAACTCGGATTGCTTCCTAACATTCGCCGGATCGACTCCTCCGACCTGTTGCTCACATTGGCCGGGGAAATGCCGCCCAGAACAAAGAAAATCAACGCCGACCAACTCCAGGGCGTGCTCGTCCTGGGCAATCTCGCGCCGTCCGCCCGCACGATTCATCCGCACGCTGGCGTTTCGCTCACACCCGCGGAATGGACCGCCGCGACCGTCGCCACGATTTGCAATGGCGCGCCGCTGACTCCCGTCGGAGCCGGTGCGCGGGGGCTGATTTTCGCAGGTTGTGTTCTAACTCCGCTCTTGTTTTTGCGGCGACCGGGAGTGGACAGGTGGTTTGGCTTCATCGTCACGCTCGGGTTTTACCTGCTGGCTGGCACGTGGCTGGCGGGCGGTTATTCGCTGGCGCTACCGATCTTCCTGCCGTTTTTCGTTCTCCTTTTTGGCACCGCCCTGCATCATCTCGCGCTCCTCCTTTCCCAACGATATGAATGAACTCGCCGCACGCATCACCGATCTCGAAGTGAAATTTTCCTTCGTGGAGGAACACGTTTCGCAACAGGACCGCGAAATCCTGAAGCTGCGCACGCAGATCGAAAAGCAGGCCGAGGAACTGGATCGTCTGCGTGCGGAAAACAACGGCGACGGCATCACCATTCGCGGCGACGAACGCCCGCCTCATTACTAACATGAGCGGCTTCTACGCCAACGACTGGATCGAGCGCGGTCTGGTCGATCTCCTCACCTCGCAGGGAACGAACGCGCACCGCGTTTTTTCCTCGCGTAACGCCTGGATCGAGCGCCTCGGGTCGGACTATCTCATTTCCTACAAAGACTCCGCCGACATCGCCTGTCTTCAGGAAGATCTGGCTGGCTGGCAGAGTGCAATGGAACTCCCGTCTCAGCGCGTCTTTGGGCGCTATCTCGCGATCCAAAACAACGAGCGCAGCGCTCCCGTTCTCCTCTCCGGCGACGCCGCGTTGCCTCTGGAAACAAGCGTTTCAGAAAACGGCCTTCGCTACGGGATCGACTTCGCCGCAGGGTATTCGGTCGGGCTCTTTCTCGATCAGCGCGCCAATCGTTCCTATCTCCAATCCCTCGCGCCGCAGCGGGTGCTCAACACGTTTGCCTACACCTGCTCCTTCTCCGTGGTCGCCGCCAGCGCGGGTGCGAAAACCGTCAGCATCGACCTTTCCGCCAAATCCATCGGACGCGGCAAAGCCAACTTCGCGCTCAATGATTTCTCACTTGAAGGCCATCGTTTTCTGGCCGACGACGCCTTGGAAGTCATGCCCCGGATGATTCGGAAAATGGAGCTTTACGACGCGATCATTTTGGATCCGCCGACTTTTTCCCGTGGTGCCAAGGGGCGGAAATTCCAGGTCGAAAAAAACCTCGGCGATCTGCTGCATCTGGCGCTCGAGCTTTCGGCTCCGAAGGGAAAAATTCTTCTCTCCACGAATTGCACGCGACTCGACCGCGACGCGTTGCAGGCGCTGGCGAAGGACGAGTTGCGGGTCGCCCAGCGCAGGGCGGAGTTCCATTGCACTGAGGCGCTGCCCGATTTTCCCGAGGGCGAGGGAGCCGCCACTCTCTGGCTGCTGCTGGATTGATTTCAGCTAATCCTTTCCGAAGCGTAAAATGACTTACATCCAGTCGGATGGATGGCTGCGATCTATTGTCGTCGGCTGATTAAAAAGCTGGCGTTTAAAAATATGAAAACTCCATCCTACTCACACTCCATTCTAGCCGCCGCCTGCGCCCTGGTTGTCTCCGCGACAGCCACCTTCGCACAAGATTCCGTCGTCTCCTCTTCCAGCACTGTCACCACCGACGGCGTCGTGCAGCAATTCGAGCCCACTTCGTCACAGATCATAGTGAGCTCCGGCTCCGCGGCACCCGTGCATTACACCTACAACAAGACGACGACTTTCGTGGACGCCGCTGGCAATGTGGTTTCCCAGGAATCCATCAAGCAAAACACACCGGCACGCATCTACTACACCAGAGTCGGTGACAGCTATGTCGTGACGAAGTTTGTGGCTAATCCAACGGTCACCACCACTTCCGAAGTCGTCGCACCTGCTCCCGCGCCAGCCCCGGTCGTCGAGGAAACCACTACAACCACCACCACAACCAAAAAATAAGAAACCCCAAACTATGAAAACATCCATCATCAAATCCGTCCTGGCTCTCTCCATTCTCGCTGTTCTCAGCGGTTGTGCCGATGACCCAGTAGTCACCAGCCAGACCACCACTTCCTCCCGTCGTGTGATGGCGGAGCCCATGGAAAGCACCACCATGAGCACCATGTCCCAGCCGACTACCGTGCGTCGCTCCTCGACCACGACTTCCGCGACCACCTACTAAGGTTAAGTTCGTTACTAACAAGAAGGCGCATCTTTCGTGATGCGCCTTTTTTGTTGGTTTATTCCTTGATCAATCGCGCGTAAGTCGCACTGGGATTGTCGCCGTTCGGAGTTGCGGCCTGACGCTCCGTGCCAGTTAGAAAATTGATTCGATAGAGTCCGAAGCGCGGTGTGTAACTACCCCATTCATAGTTGTCGAAAAGACTCCAATGCAAGTAGCCGATGAGGGGAACGCCCTGTGCGCAAATCTTCCTCACCTCGGCGATGTGCAACTCCAAAAACTGGCTTCTAGTAATGCGATCTCTGCGGCCGGTTTCGGTGTTGTCCCATTTGCGTCGGACGGCCATGCCGTTTTCTGCGATGAGCACGTCGCGTCCATCGAGATCCTTCGAGTAGTAGGTGCAGAAGAAGTTGAGTCCGCTCGCCAGCACGCGCCAGTCCCACCACTTACTGGTGATGCTGGCCATAATCCATTCGTGAAAGGACTTGGACTTAAACTCGTGATCCCACCAGACGGGGAAACGAAAGGCGTGCGCGGCAAACGGATCGTAGTAGTCGAGTCCGATGTAGTCGAAAGTTCTTGCAGTCGGGCCGGCGGCGATTTCGTGCAGGGCGAAAGGAAAGTGTGCCTTGCCGAAGGTGACGCGCCCGACTTGTTTGCTAACCATCTTCACGAACGAGCCGAAGAGCCAGGTGAGATTCTTCTGTAGTGGAATGTTGGCAGCAGAAAAGGCGGCGTCGAATTCACCGGCCTTCTTGTGCAGATAAACCGCGAGCTTGTTGTCTGGAATGCCGCGCTCGCGCATGGCTAGCAGGTCGAGGAGAAACTTGTCGCTCCAATAGAGGTCGCTGCAGTAGTTGTTGACCGTGACAGAGGGAGTCGGCCAGTTGTTTTCGCGATAGAGTCGATGGATAGAATGGTAGGCGCGTACATGGGCGGCGATGAGGCTGTCGTAGGCGCGCAGACACTTGCCAAAGCCGCCGCGCGTGCCCGTGGGAAACTGGCGTCCGAGGTAGCTGTTGAGTACGAGCATGTTGGGCTCGTTGATCGTGATGAGATGGTGAATCGGCTGGAGACCTTGCGAGGTTAGATGCGAGTTAACGAAGGTGAGCGCGTGAGTTACATAGCTCTCGAAGAGCGCGATGACATTTGCCTCCAACCATGGGTCGCTCCCGAGCCATTCGGGATGCACAAAGTGATGCAGCGTGACGACTGGAGTGAGGCCCACGCGCTGGCAGTCGGCGATGAGCCGGGCGTAGGTTTCCAGCGCATTCGGATCAAACTCGTCCGCGTTTTTTGGCTGAATCCGGCTCCATTCGATTCCTAGTCGGAACGCGCTCAAACCCAATTCCCGGCAACGGGCAAAATCCTCGGGATAGTGCCGCAAAAAATCCGCCGAGCCTCCCAGTTTCGCCACGTCGCCGCGTTCCTCGGCTGCGGCCCAATTCGTCCTCGGCTCGCCCGGCCCATTGTAATGTCCTTCGGCCTGATACGCCGACGTGGCGACGCCCCAGAGGAATGGTTGCGGTTCGGGCATCGGCAAAAAAATTAGACGACTTCCGTGACGACGACGCCTTTCTTCTCGTCTTCGTCGGGTTCTATGGAGATGGGGTTGGATTCATCGTGCATCAGCGTCTGCACGATGGTGTCGGCGGCGTGCGGATGCGACAGGAGCGCGGTGTTTTTGCGCATCGCGGCGAGCCGGTCGGGATCGTCGAGCAGGCGGTCGATCTTGTAGGGCAGCGTGATGATGTCGTTGGCCTTGATGGCGATGCCGTTCTCAAGCAGATGATCGCTGTTGCGCTCCTCCTGGCCCGGAATCGGGGAAACGATGACCATCGGAAGCTGCGCCGCAAGCGCCTCGGACGTGGTGAGCCCGCCGGGTTTGCCGATGAAGAGATCCGACGCTGCCATCCAGTGATGCATGCGGTCGGTGTAGCCGAGAATGGCGAAATTCGGATGCCCGGCGGTGAGCGCTTCGATTTTTTCTTTCAGCTCTTCGTTTTTGCCGCAAATGACGATGGTTTGCGCAGGATGCCGCAGTGTGAGCAGGCCCGAGACGATGTCTTCGGCGGGACCTTTGCCGAGGGCACCTGCGGAAATAAGAAGCGTCGGGAGATTCGACCGCAACCCGAGTTCCGTTCGCAGCGCATCTCGATCATACGTGGCGGAAAATGCGGCATCGATCGGGATGCCGGAGACGGTGATGCGATCCTTGGGCAACCCTAGAAGCTCGAGGTGAGCGCGGGTCTCGTCGAGCGCCACGAAATAGCGATGGAAGACGCGCGACAGCCACATCGCATGAAAATCCAAGTCCGTGACGACGATGGAAAGGTGCGTGGAAAGTTTCTTCTCGGTGATCAGATGCGAGATGATTCCAGCCGGCATGAAGTGCGTGCAAACCGTGATGTCGGGCTGGAAATCGTCGATGAACTTAACCAGCGGACCCGTGTTTAGACGGTCGAGTGCCAGTCGCATGGAATCGGTTTTCCACGGCTCGTCGCTTTGCTTATACCACCAGCCGAGAAAATTTGGGGCTGACTCGACGAGCGTGGCGTAAAACTTCGAGTAGAAATCGCTGAACAGCTTGTTGGTGAACTTTAGCGCGTCCTCGTGGATGACTTTGGAGACGCCAGGATGCGCGGCGAAGGTTTTGGCGAGCGCATCCGCCGCGCGGACATGACCGGTGCCGGCGCTGGTGGACATGATGAGGACTCGTTTTCCCATATTTCTGCTGGAAAATCGCGACTCGCCGCCTGCCGGATGCAGTTTTCTTACTGCGACGCCGAATTGTCGGCCTGCATCCGTTCGAGTCGTCGGCGGGCGGCGGCTTCCATTTCGTCGATCTGCACGTCGAGCGTCGAGTCGATCTTGCGCATCGAGGCGAAGAGGCGTGGGTAATATTGCTTGAGCGCGCCGTAGCGTTCGGCCGTGGTGGAAGCCAGATCGGCCTTGGTCTTCAACTCGCGGAGCTTGGCGTCTTCGAGTGCCTTGGCCTTGGCTTTTTGAAACTGGACGCGCTCTGCGGCAGTCGTCTCGGGACTTGGAGTCGATTCTGGCGTGATCTGCAACGCCATGGAGTCGTCCACCAGCGCAATGGGCTGGTTCAGCGGATTATTGCGAACGTCGAGGGCGATGGGAGTCGCCGCCGGAGTGGGTTTTGCAACGGCCACGGGCGCGGGCGCTGGAGTCGGAACAGCGGGTGCATCGTCCGAATTATCCACGGAACCGCCCACGAGCGGCGGGAGCGACGACGGAAGTGGAGTGGAATTCGCGCTGGCGGAACCCGGAGTCGGCGGGAGGCTTTCGATGGTTTTCGCCTCTGGGAGCGGGGCGAGGCCGGGGTTCGGAGTTGGATTGGTATCAGCGGCGGGCTCGGCGTCGGCAGGAGTTGGAGTCGCTTCGGCGTCCACTGGCGCCTTGGGGCGTTTTTTCCATTTCGGCTTCGGCGTCGCCGTGGGAGCGATTACCGGCGCGGGAGCCGGAGTCGGCGTGGCTTTTTTCTTGAAAATACGACCGAGGAAACCGGGCTTTTTTTCCTTCTCCACCGGCAGCGCGCGCGGAATGGCCGGAGTGGGCGAGGGGACCGCTGTTTCAGCCTGAAGCAGACCAGCGGTTAGCCCGCTGAAGAGCAGCGCGAGCAGGCAGTTTCTGAGAGACGAGGAGACGAAGTTAAACACTGCGAAACGCTAATCACTCCAGCTAACAGTCGCAACCCGAAACCCATGGCGTCGCGGGTGTTTTTTCAGCTTTTCCCCTCTGAGCTCCTCCAGTATGGTGCGCCTCCCATGCTCGACATCCGTTTGCTCCGCGAAAATCCTGATTTGATCAAAAGCCGTCTTGCCACGCGGAAACCAGCGCTCGCGGATACGGTGGATGCGATTTTGGACTGCGACACGCGCCGCCGAAAGCTGGAAACGACGTTGCAGGAAGCGCAGGGACAGCGCAAACGACTGAGCAAGGAAATCGGGATGCTGCGGGCCAAAGGCACCGACAGCAGTGCGATGGAACTCGAGGTCAAAGGCATCGGCAAACAGATCGAGGAACTGGAAATGGCCACGCGCGAAGCCGATGCGGCCCAAAACGAGTTACTTTTGAATCTGCCCAACACGCCGCACGAAAACGCCCCCATTGGAGCCGATGCCGAGTCTAATCCGGTGGTGCGGACCTGGGGCGAAAAGCCGAATCTGGAAAACCCGCTCGATCACGTGCGGCTGGGGGAGAAACTCGGCTTGTTCGATCTGCCACGGGCGACGCGAATGAGTGGCAGCGGATTCGTTTGCTACACCGGAGCTGGGGCGCGATTGGAGCGGGCGCTGATTAATTTTTGCCTCGACTTGCATGGTAATGAGCACGGCTACACTGAGGTGAATCCGCCGTTTCTGGTAAAGGCCGACGCGCTGGTCGGCACGGGCCAGTTGCCGAAATTTGCCGATCAATTATATGCGACTCGCGACGCCGATTTGTATCTCATTCCGACCGCCGAAGTGCCGGTGACGAACCTTCATCGCGAGGAAATTCTTCCCTGGGCGGAGCTGCCGAAACAATACGTCGCCTACACGCCATGCTTCCGCAGCGAGGCTGGAGCCGCCGGACTCGGCACGCGCGGACTGATTCGCGTCCATCAATTTAACAAAGTCGAGCTGGTGAAAATCACCACCCCGGAGAACGCCTTTGCCGAGCTGGAAACGCTCACCGCCAACGCGGAGGTCGTTCTGCAAAAACTCGGGCTGCACTATCGCGTGATCGAACTTTGCACCGGCGATCTGGGTTTCGGTTCGACCAAAACCTACGACATCGAGGTCTGGGCTCCGGGCCAAAATGCCTATCTCGAAGTGTCGAGCTGCTCCAATTTCGGCGACTTTCAGGCGCGCCGCATGTCACTCAAATACAAGGACGCCGAGGGCAAAAATCGTTTTTGCCACACCCTTAACGGCTCGGGCACCGCGATGCCCCGGCTCTTCGTCGCGCTGGTCGAAACCTGGCAGCAACCGGACGGT
This genomic stretch from Chthoniobacterales bacterium harbors:
- a CDS encoding SlyX family protein, producing the protein MNELAARITDLEVKFSFVEEHVSQQDREILKLRTQIEKQAEELDRLRAENNGDGITIRGDERPPHY
- a CDS encoding class I SAM-dependent methyltransferase; this translates as MSGFYANDWIERGLVDLLTSQGTNAHRVFSSRNAWIERLGSDYLISYKDSADIACLQEDLAGWQSAMELPSQRVFGRYLAIQNNERSAPVLLSGDAALPLETSVSENGLRYGIDFAAGYSVGLFLDQRANRSYLQSLAPQRVLNTFAYTCSFSVVAASAGAKTVSIDLSAKSIGRGKANFALNDFSLEGHRFLADDALEVMPRMIRKMELYDAIILDPPTFSRGAKGRKFQVEKNLGDLLHLALELSAPKGKILLSTNCTRLDRDALQALAKDELRVAQRRAEFHCTEALPDFPEGEGAATLWLLLD
- a CDS encoding family 1 glycosylhydrolase, with product MPEPQPFLWGVATSAYQAEGHYNGPGEPRTNWAAAEERGDVAKLGGSADFLRHYPEDFARCRELGLSAFRLGIEWSRIQPKNADEFDPNALETYARLIADCQRVGLTPVVTLHHFVHPEWLGSDPWLEANVIALFESYVTHALTFVNSHLTSQGLQPIHHLITINEPNMLVLNSYLGRQFPTGTRGGFGKCLRAYDSLIAAHVRAYHSIHRLYRENNWPTPSVTVNNYCSDLYWSDKFLLDLLAMRERGIPDNKLAVYLHKKAGEFDAAFSAANIPLQKNLTWLFGSFVKMVSKQVGRVTFGKAHFPFALHEIAAGPTARTFDYIGLDYYDPFAAHAFRFPVWWDHEFKSKSFHEWIMASITSKWWDWRVLASGLNFFCTYYSKDLDGRDVLIAENGMAVRRKWDNTETGRRDRITRSQFLELHIAEVRKICAQGVPLIGYLHWSLFDNYEWGSYTPRFGLYRINFLTGTERQAATPNGDNPSATYARLIKE
- a CDS encoding glycosyltransferase, whose protein sequence is MGKRVLIMSTSAGTGHVRAADALAKTFAAHPGVSKVIHEDALKFTNKLFSDFYSKFYATLVESAPNFLGWWYKQSDEPWKTDSMRLALDRLNTGPLVKFIDDFQPDITVCTHFMPAGIISHLITEKKLSTHLSIVVTDLDFHAMWLSRVFHRYFVALDETRAHLELLGLPKDRITVSGIPIDAAFSATYDRDALRTELGLRSNLPTLLISAGALGKGPAEDIVSGLLTLRHPAQTIVICGKNEELKEKIEALTAGHPNFAILGYTDRMHHWMAASDLFIGKPGGLTTSEALAAQLPMVIVSPIPGQEERNSDHLLENGIAIKANDIITLPYKIDRLLDDPDRLAAMRKNTALLSHPHAADTIVQTLMHDESNPISIEPDEDEKKGVVVTEVV
- the serS gene encoding serine--tRNA ligase — its product is MLDIRLLRENPDLIKSRLATRKPALADTVDAILDCDTRRRKLETTLQEAQGQRKRLSKEIGMLRAKGTDSSAMELEVKGIGKQIEELEMATREADAAQNELLLNLPNTPHENAPIGADAESNPVVRTWGEKPNLENPLDHVRLGEKLGLFDLPRATRMSGSGFVCYTGAGARLERALINFCLDLHGNEHGYTEVNPPFLVKADALVGTGQLPKFADQLYATRDADLYLIPTAEVPVTNLHREEILPWAELPKQYVAYTPCFRSEAGAAGLGTRGLIRVHQFNKVELVKITTPENAFAELETLTANAEVVLQKLGLHYRVIELCTGDLGFGSTKTYDIEVWAPGQNAYLEVSSCSNFGDFQARRMSLKYKDAEGKNRFCHTLNGSGTAMPRLFVALVETWQQPDGSVKIPVALQPWFGAAEITAR